Proteins found in one Rhodobacteraceae bacterium D3-12 genomic segment:
- a CDS encoding RluA family pseudouridine synthase gives MNDSYTPPTDPLEVLHEDHELIAVVKPAGLLSVPGKGDHLADCLLARIETAFPTALLVHRLDRDTSGVMIFAATPHAQRHLGLQFEKRQVKKTYIARVHGHLDQEEGEIDLPLIVDWPNRPRQMVCHETGKQAITTFKRVKADETESRVRLMPHTGRSHQLRVHMTALGHPIIGDPFYSEGAERYARMMLHAQELRLRHPDGGRGMRFFAKAPF, from the coding sequence ATGAACGACAGCTACACGCCCCCCACCGACCCGCTTGAGGTCTTGCATGAAGATCATGAGTTGATTGCCGTGGTCAAACCGGCGGGGCTGTTGTCTGTGCCCGGCAAAGGCGATCACCTGGCCGACTGCCTGTTGGCGCGGATCGAAACGGCCTTTCCAACAGCACTTCTGGTGCATCGGCTTGATCGCGACACCTCGGGCGTGATGATATTCGCCGCCACCCCGCATGCGCAACGCCACCTTGGCCTGCAATTTGAAAAGCGACAGGTCAAGAAAACCTATATCGCGCGGGTTCATGGGCATCTTGACCAAGAAGAAGGCGAAATCGACCTGCCGCTGATCGTCGACTGGCCCAACCGCCCGCGACAGATGGTCTGCCACGAGACCGGCAAGCAGGCGATAACCACGTTCAAGCGCGTCAAAGCCGACGAAACAGAAAGCCGCGTGCGTCTGATGCCCCATACAGGGCGCAGCCACCAGTTGCGCGTCCATATGACAGCCCTAGGCCACCCGATCATTGGCGACCCGTTTTATTCCGAAGGCGCAGAGCGCTATGCGCGTATGATGCTGCATGCACAGGAACTACGTCTGCGTCACCCCGACGGCGGTCGCGGCATGCGGTTTTTTGCCAAAGCACCGTTTTGA
- a CDS encoding nuclear transport factor 2 family protein — protein sequence MHPTIAKMKEVVASGDDSKIIELLAPDVTFLPPTYWASWTGAEPVAAVLGHVGQVFSDFTYRRVMGDGKDWALEFQCKVGEFDAVGVDLITLNDAGQIEVFEVVMRPLKTISALRDAMMARIKRDARFIEYSKALG from the coding sequence ATGCACCCAACGATTGCCAAGATGAAAGAGGTCGTTGCTTCGGGCGATGACAGCAAGATCATTGAACTTCTAGCGCCGGATGTGACCTTCCTGCCGCCGACCTATTGGGCCAGCTGGACCGGAGCCGAGCCGGTGGCGGCGGTTTTGGGACATGTTGGACAGGTGTTTTCCGATTTCACCTATCGCCGGGTGATGGGGGATGGGAAAGACTGGGCGTTGGAGTTTCAATGCAAGGTGGGCGAATTTGATGCGGTGGGCGTTGACCTGATCACGTTGAACGACGCAGGGCAGATCGAGGTGTTCGAGGTGGTGATGCGCCCGCTCAAAACCATCTCGGCACTGCGCGATGCGATGATGGCGCGGATCAAACGCGACGCGCGGTTCATTGAATACAGCAAGGCATTGGGCTAA
- a CDS encoding class I SAM-dependent methyltransferase, which yields MSNSNDDLDAVYGLKTPEDHRRHYDGWADSYDSGFAADMDYRLPERVAAAFAADAPAGPVLDLGAGTGLVGVALAELGIGPVDGTDISPEMLKTAAGKAVYRNLFEGDILSRLPVADDSYGSAISTGTFTNGHVGPEAIDEVLRVVRPGGLIAISVNAEHWQQAGFEAKFDALQSGLISGLRLSRVRIYGQGATGPHANDDGLIVLFRPV from the coding sequence ATGAGCAACTCGAACGATGATCTCGATGCGGTCTATGGGCTGAAAACGCCCGAAGACCACCGCCGCCACTATGACGGTTGGGCCGACAGCTATGACAGCGGTTTCGCCGCCGATATGGACTATAGACTGCCCGAGCGCGTGGCCGCTGCCTTTGCGGCAGACGCCCCGGCGGGCCCGGTGCTTGACCTTGGGGCTGGAACGGGGCTGGTGGGTGTGGCCCTTGCCGAGCTGGGTATCGGACCCGTTGACGGCACCGATATTTCGCCGGAGATGCTGAAAACAGCGGCGGGTAAAGCGGTTTATCGAAACCTGTTTGAGGGCGATATTCTGAGCCGCCTGCCGGTTGCGGACGACAGTTATGGCAGCGCCATCAGCACCGGCACGTTCACCAACGGTCATGTCGGGCCCGAGGCGATTGACGAAGTGTTGCGCGTGGTGCGCCCCGGCGGCCTTATCGCAATTTCGGTCAATGCCGAGCATTGGCAACAGGCCGGTTTCGAGGCGAAATTCGACGCGTTGCAATCCGGTTTGATCAGCGGCTTGCGCCTGTCCCGCGTGCGCATTTATGGCCAAGGGGCAACTGGTCCTCATGCCAATGATGACGGGTTGATCGTGCTGTTTCGACCGGTCTGA